Proteins from a single region of Flavobacteriales bacterium:
- a CDS encoding TonB-dependent receptor, which translates to MILFSIASIAQQRFTISGTVTDSYSGETMIGAGVFEPGLEKGTTTNTYGFYSLSLPAGIYEIVYSFVGYEPYAVEVELNKDVRIDVSLKGMELMEVELVEKVTTQIQEQTQMSTIDLPMEAVNKLPVFMGERDILKTAQLLPGIQSGNEGTGGLFVRGGSPDQNLILLDGVPVYNANHLFGFFSVFNPDAISNVSIMKSGFPARYGGRLSSVIDVRMKEGNMREFEGDLSVGFIATKIAVQGPIKRDTTSYMISARRTYIDALIQPVLIAVEDVSAGYFFHDVNAKVNHKIDRENRIFAGVYFGKDRAYNNQNDGDGDIFKAGLQWGNLTSALRWNWQVTDRLFSNVTLTYSNYEMAVGYEEKWTDDGEQFEYAYEYSSGIRDWAAKYDLDFIPNTNHYIRVGADFKYHAFNPGVNLFQAKEGSEKQSVETGGNSIFANEYFLYAEDDRELSKRLKANVGLHFSGFTTQGEHYTSLQPRISGRYLITDALSFKASYAQMAQYIHLLSNAGIGLPTDLWLPSTERVKPRFSQQFAAGFAYTFNNEFEVSLEGYYKEMQNVIEYKDGASFASGADWEEQIEVGDGTAYGVELFIQRKFGKFTGWLGYTLSWSWRQFDNLNGGDPFPCRFDRRHDISFAGTYEFNELKDIGLVWVYGTGNAVSLPIATFGSPDEPFDNNPYGYRGDLNFYDERNGFRMPAYHRLDISYNTRKYYDNGALRT; encoded by the coding sequence TTGATCCTCTTTTCGATCGCGTCGATCGCTCAACAGCGATTCACGATCAGCGGAACCGTTACTGACTCCTATAGCGGGGAGACCATGATAGGCGCCGGTGTTTTTGAGCCCGGCCTCGAAAAAGGCACCACAACCAATACTTATGGGTTTTACAGCCTTTCCCTTCCGGCGGGAATATACGAGATCGTGTACTCCTTTGTAGGCTACGAGCCCTATGCAGTGGAGGTAGAATTGAATAAGGATGTCCGCATCGATGTTTCACTCAAGGGCATGGAGCTCATGGAGGTGGAGTTGGTCGAGAAAGTAACGACGCAGATTCAAGAGCAGACCCAAATGAGCACGATCGACCTACCGATGGAGGCCGTAAACAAGCTTCCGGTATTCATGGGAGAACGGGACATATTGAAAACGGCTCAATTGCTTCCCGGAATTCAGAGCGGTAATGAAGGTACCGGCGGACTTTTTGTGCGCGGGGGAAGCCCCGATCAGAACTTGATCTTGTTGGACGGAGTTCCCGTGTACAACGCCAACCACCTCTTTGGATTCTTCAGCGTGTTCAATCCGGATGCTATCAGCAACGTGTCGATCATGAAGAGCGGTTTCCCTGCCCGATACGGAGGACGGCTGTCTTCGGTGATCGATGTGCGAATGAAAGAGGGAAACATGCGCGAATTTGAAGGAGACCTGAGCGTTGGATTCATTGCAACGAAGATCGCAGTGCAAGGCCCGATCAAGCGAGATACAACGTCATACATGATCTCTGCACGCCGGACTTACATCGATGCTTTGATCCAGCCCGTACTCATTGCGGTAGAAGATGTTTCGGCCGGATACTTTTTTCACGATGTAAACGCGAAGGTGAACCACAAGATCGATCGGGAAAACCGCATCTTCGCCGGTGTCTATTTTGGAAAAGATCGGGCCTACAACAACCAAAATGATGGCGACGGCGACATCTTTAAAGCCGGACTTCAATGGGGCAACCTCACTAGCGCCCTTCGATGGAACTGGCAAGTCACCGACCGCCTTTTTTCTAATGTTACCCTCACCTACTCCAATTACGAAATGGCTGTTGGCTATGAGGAAAAATGGACCGACGATGGCGAGCAATTCGAATACGCCTACGAATACTCTTCGGGCATTCGGGACTGGGCGGCGAAGTACGATCTCGATTTCATCCCGAATACGAATCACTACATACGCGTTGGGGCCGACTTCAAATACCACGCTTTTAATCCGGGCGTAAACCTTTTTCAAGCCAAGGAAGGATCCGAGAAACAAAGCGTGGAAACCGGCGGCAACAGCATCTTTGCGAATGAGTATTTCCTGTACGCCGAGGATGACCGGGAACTATCGAAAAGACTCAAGGCAAATGTCGGATTGCACTTCTCCGGTTTCACGACCCAAGGAGAGCATTACACGAGTTTGCAACCGCGAATATCGGGTCGATATCTGATCACCGATGCCCTTTCTTTCAAGGCCAGTTACGCTCAAATGGCACAGTATATCCACTTGCTCAGTAATGCCGGCATAGGGTTGCCGACCGATCTTTGGCTACCCTCGACCGAGCGGGTAAAGCCCCGGTTCAGTCAGCAGTTTGCCGCTGGTTTCGCCTATACCTTCAACAATGAATTCGAGGTTTCCCTCGAAGGATATTACAAAGAGATGCAGAACGTCATTGAGTACAAGGACGGCGCAAGTTTTGCCTCCGGTGCCGATTGGGAGGAGCAGATCGAAGTCGGAGACGGTACGGCCTATGGAGTAGAGCTCTTTATCCAAAGGAAATTCGGCAAGTTCACAGGATGGCTGGGCTACACTTTGAGCTGGAGCTGGAGACAGTTCGACAACCTCAACGGCGGCGATCCCTTCCCCTGTCGATTCGACCGTCGACACGATATCAGTTTTGCCGGAACCTATGAATTCAACGAACTCAAGGACATCGGATTGGTCTGGGTCTACGGAACAGGAAACGCCGTTAGTTTACCCATTGCCACATTCGGTTCGCCCGATGAACCGTTCGACAATAACCCCTACGGATACCGGGGCGACCTCAACTTCTACGACGAGCGCAACGGCTTCCGAATGCCCGCCTATCACCGGCTCGACATCAGCTACAACACCAGAAAGTACTACGACAATGGCGCCTTGCGCACTTAA
- a CDS encoding DUF4249 domain-containing protein, with protein MKKITYLLILLIAASTAGCEKEIPFDPENARTRIVMYSFLYPGELLQVELTKSQNILINTNGGDYPPVEGATIKVYKDGVFAGEMQEDLVNNNGNYYLFETVEAGASYRFEVEHPELEGVRSFTRMPESEPTFTATLVDTSSIEWILEIEVQDDPGEDYFVLDLIWESQAGGTSPEPIWFASTDPFLQTPESYYDPTDPNEYFDGEAYFTDEHFADGTYRFRVKMYADWWTVQDKTHIRVRLKSLTRDYYLFRYSSLLQQWNNGDPFAQPVLIHNNVENGMGCVGSLNPGMQRVEI; from the coding sequence ATGAAAAAGATCACTTACCTTCTCATTCTTCTGATTGCGGCCTCAACGGCCGGATGTGAAAAAGAAATCCCTTTTGATCCTGAGAATGCGCGTACGCGCATCGTCATGTACTCCTTTTTATACCCGGGCGAGCTTCTACAGGTGGAGTTGACGAAAAGCCAGAACATCCTCATAAATACGAACGGAGGTGACTATCCGCCCGTTGAGGGCGCAACCATTAAAGTGTATAAGGACGGAGTTTTTGCCGGAGAAATGCAGGAGGACCTGGTGAATAACAATGGGAATTACTACCTATTCGAGACGGTCGAGGCGGGAGCATCGTACCGTTTCGAAGTGGAGCATCCGGAGCTCGAGGGGGTTCGATCATTCACTCGGATGCCGGAAAGCGAGCCCACTTTCACGGCGACACTGGTCGATACTTCGAGCATTGAATGGATATTGGAGATCGAAGTACAGGACGATCCCGGTGAAGATTACTTCGTGCTGGATCTCATTTGGGAATCGCAGGCCGGCGGAACTTCTCCGGAGCCCATTTGGTTCGCGTCGACTGATCCATTTTTACAAACGCCCGAATCGTACTACGACCCCACCGATCCGAATGAGTATTTCGACGGGGAGGCGTATTTCACGGACGAGCATTTTGCAGATGGCACGTATCGGTTCCGTGTCAAGATGTATGCCGACTGGTGGACCGTTCAAGACAAAACGCATATCCGCGTACGGCTCAAGTCGCTTACTCGTGACTACTATTTGTTCCGCTACAGCAGCTTGCTTCAGCAATGGAACAACGGTGATCCGTTTGCGCAACCCGTTCTAATTCATAACAATGTGGAAAACGGAATGGGCTGCGTAGGTAGCCTGAATCCCGGTATGCAACGCGTGGAGATTTAA
- a CDS encoding class I fructose-bisphosphate aldolase, translated as MAFDNIASILADQADYLLEHESKTISKDHLHQPGADFVDRIFTSGNRSNQTMRSLQSLYDHGRLGGSGYLSILPVDQGIEHSAGASFAPNPIYFDPENIVKLAIEAGCNGVASTFGVLASVSRKYAHKIPFIVKINHNELLSYPNTTDQIMYGSVEEAWNMGAVAVGATIYFGAPEMDRQLQEVAAAFERVHDLGMATILWCYTRNAAFKTADEDYHTAADLQSQANHIGVTIQADIIKQKLPTTNGGFNAVKFGKTHPKVYSELTSDHPIDLTRYQVANCYMGRQGLINSGGGSGSNDMQDAVVTAVINKRAGGQGLILGRKAFQRPMDEGVKLLNTVQDVYLANEITIA; from the coding sequence ATGGCTTTCGATAACATTGCCTCTATCTTGGCCGATCAAGCCGATTATTTGCTTGAGCACGAGTCCAAAACTATCTCCAAAGACCACTTACACCAACCGGGAGCGGATTTTGTCGACCGAATTTTCACGAGTGGAAATCGCTCGAATCAGACCATGCGAAGTCTTCAATCACTGTACGATCACGGTAGACTTGGCGGCAGCGGATATTTGAGTATTCTGCCCGTAGATCAAGGAATTGAGCATTCTGCCGGTGCATCGTTCGCACCTAACCCCATTTACTTCGATCCTGAGAACATTGTAAAACTGGCCATTGAAGCCGGCTGTAACGGTGTGGCATCAACTTTTGGAGTCTTGGCGAGCGTTTCTCGAAAGTATGCCCACAAAATTCCATTCATCGTAAAGATCAACCACAACGAGTTATTGAGCTATCCGAACACCACGGATCAAATCATGTACGGTAGTGTCGAAGAAGCCTGGAACATGGGTGCCGTTGCTGTTGGTGCAACCATTTACTTCGGTGCTCCGGAAATGGACCGGCAGCTTCAAGAAGTGGCAGCTGCCTTTGAACGCGTACATGATTTAGGAATGGCCACTATTCTCTGGTGTTATACGAGAAACGCCGCCTTTAAAACGGCAGATGAAGATTATCATACTGCGGCTGACCTACAAAGTCAGGCCAACCACATTGGAGTGACCATTCAAGCCGATATCATCAAGCAAAAGCTCCCCACCACCAATGGAGGTTTCAATGCCGTGAAGTTCGGTAAGACTCATCCAAAGGTATACTCGGAGCTAACCTCTGATCACCCGATCGACCTTACGCGCTATCAAGTGGCCAATTGCTACATGGGGCGTCAAGGTCTCATCAATTCGGGCGGAGGCTCTGGCAGCAATGACATGCAAGACGCTGTGGTGACCGCTGTAATTAACAAACGCGCCGGCGGTCAGGGACTAATTTTGGGCCGTAAAGCATTCCAACGTCCGATGGACGAAGGAGTGAAACTTTTGAACACGGTTCAGGATGTTTACCTTGCCAACGAAATCACCATCGCTTAA
- a CDS encoding acetyl-CoA carboxylase carboxyltransferase subunit beta yields MTWFQRKEKGITTPTQEKKDTPKGLWYKTPSGKIIDTDELKANLYVSPEDGYHVRIGSNEYFQILFDEGNYEELDKDMKSADPLSFVDTKKYKDRLKATIEKTKLNDAVRIAVGKLDGHDIVIGSMDFSFIGGSMGSVVGEKIAKAIDHSIKNEIPFLMISKSGGARMMEAAFSLMQLAKTSAKLAELDEAGVPYISLLTDPTTGGVTASYAMLGDINIAEPGALIGFAGPRIVRETIGKDLPDGFQTSEFVLEHGFLDFIVNRKELKKKLSQFLKLLAN; encoded by the coding sequence ATGACTTGGTTTCAAAGGAAAGAAAAGGGAATCACCACCCCGACCCAAGAAAAGAAGGACACGCCCAAAGGCTTGTGGTACAAGACTCCAAGTGGCAAGATCATCGACACGGATGAACTAAAGGCCAACTTGTATGTGTCGCCCGAAGACGGGTACCACGTACGGATTGGATCGAACGAGTATTTTCAAATACTCTTTGACGAGGGCAATTACGAAGAGCTGGATAAAGACATGAAGTCTGCCGATCCATTGAGTTTCGTAGATACAAAGAAGTACAAGGATCGACTCAAGGCCACCATCGAAAAGACCAAACTCAACGATGCCGTAAGGATCGCAGTTGGGAAGCTCGATGGACACGATATCGTGATCGGCTCTATGGACTTTAGCTTTATTGGCGGATCAATGGGATCAGTAGTGGGTGAGAAGATCGCCAAGGCTATCGACCACAGCATTAAAAACGAGATCCCGTTCCTGATGATCAGCAAATCGGGCGGAGCCCGAATGATGGAAGCGGCGTTCTCGCTCATGCAGTTGGCCAAGACTTCTGCGAAGCTAGCCGAACTCGACGAGGCCGGTGTTCCTTACATTAGCCTTTTGACCGATCCAACGACGGGTGGAGTAACCGCATCGTACGCTATGCTTGGTGATATCAACATAGCGGAGCCCGGTGCTTTGATCGGATTTGCAGGCCCACGCATTGTACGTGAAACCATCGGAAAAGATTTGCCGGATGGGTTCCAAACCTCAGAATTCGTATTGGAACACGGATTTTTAGACTTCATTGTTAACCGTAAAGAGCTGAAAAAGAAGCTTTCACAATTCTTAAAGCTGTTAGCCAACTAA
- a CDS encoding BamA/TamA family outer membrane protein, translated as MNKLFRLVCLLIGSTLVLSSCKVTKYVDDDEHMLMTNEVTVDSTRLRSGKEYSYLRITPNRRLLGVPLYLLLYNAGDPEAEKGFGHWVSGLGDGPAVIDSTNLRKSSEQLSRYYFNKGYFDAVADYKVECNDRKRAKVYFTVKKKKPYFIRNIDYQMNSPELEEVVTAQMNQLGFKSWDQYNAKVLDQERGRLTELFRERGFYDFSKEFIYFEIDSALPGNFVDITMGIENKPVQEGDSIRYFEHTRFNLRDVNIVYRYDPNKDFGDTLSTYLGYRFFFNDELSFRPRLATDAILIEPGDRYKQSDVTRSYHHLINLKVFAGVNVDFVPVEGDSASHWLDAYVLLSPFKKQSLGLELEGTHTSGNFGAGGSIFYRNRNIFHGGQILEVRLNGALEAQQVSSDASGVFNTIQYGVGTTLHLPYFLLPFDTEGWMPKRYQPQTDINASYNQQIRVDFNRSILNFGLHYTFDESVAKRHKFELADFNFVKLTEIRDSSNIDGNRIRTGFQDAFIPTIGYTFLYNDQSLTAPRRDYQFFRGHIELAGNIFNGIARASSWTPNEDGQYELFGNPFAQYVKVDLDFRHYQPVLDSRRFEFRINGGIALPYGNSSVVPFEKQFFAGGANDNRGWVAYTLGPGGDTTGFDVNTGDIKIMATYEYRFSILGDLNGALFADVGNIWTLDPIEDRYNTAFRFDRFYEELAIGAGAGLRYDFGFFVFRLDAGFKIGQPSRPNGNYWTWDQLRFGRAVWNFGIGYPF; from the coding sequence TTGAACAAGCTCTTTCGACTCGTATGCCTCTTGATTGGGAGCACCCTTGTACTTTCGTCGTGCAAGGTGACCAAGTACGTCGATGACGATGAGCACATGCTCATGACGAATGAGGTAACGGTCGACAGCACGCGATTGAGAAGTGGAAAAGAATACAGCTATTTGCGTATTACGCCGAATCGCCGATTGCTGGGTGTTCCTTTGTACTTGTTGCTGTACAATGCGGGGGATCCCGAAGCGGAAAAGGGCTTTGGCCATTGGGTTTCTGGCCTTGGTGACGGTCCGGCCGTGATCGACTCCACCAACCTGAGAAAAAGTTCAGAGCAGCTCAGTCGCTACTATTTTAACAAGGGGTATTTCGATGCCGTAGCCGATTACAAGGTCGAGTGCAATGATCGGAAGCGGGCCAAGGTGTACTTCACCGTGAAGAAAAAGAAACCTTACTTCATACGGAATATCGATTATCAAATGAATTCGCCCGAGCTCGAAGAGGTCGTTACGGCGCAAATGAATCAACTGGGCTTTAAGTCCTGGGATCAATACAATGCCAAAGTGCTGGATCAGGAGCGCGGCAGATTAACCGAACTTTTTCGCGAGCGAGGCTTTTACGATTTTTCCAAAGAGTTCATCTATTTCGAGATCGATAGTGCACTCCCCGGTAACTTCGTGGACATCACCATGGGCATTGAGAACAAGCCCGTTCAGGAGGGCGACTCCATTCGTTATTTCGAACACACTCGATTTAACCTTCGCGATGTCAACATAGTTTATCGCTACGACCCCAATAAAGACTTTGGCGACACCTTGTCTACGTATTTGGGTTACCGTTTCTTCTTCAACGATGAATTGAGTTTTAGGCCCCGATTAGCTACCGATGCGATACTGATAGAACCGGGTGATCGATACAAGCAATCGGACGTTACACGCAGTTATCACCACCTGATCAACCTCAAGGTCTTTGCCGGTGTGAATGTGGATTTTGTTCCCGTTGAGGGTGATAGTGCGAGTCACTGGCTCGACGCCTATGTACTCCTGAGTCCATTCAAGAAACAATCGCTCGGTCTCGAACTCGAGGGAACACATACTTCTGGAAACTTTGGTGCGGGTGGATCCATCTTCTATCGCAATCGAAACATTTTTCACGGAGGCCAAATCCTCGAAGTGAGGTTGAACGGTGCTTTGGAAGCACAGCAGGTGAGCTCTGATGCCAGTGGGGTATTCAATACCATCCAATACGGAGTAGGTACAACCTTGCACCTTCCCTACTTCTTGCTCCCTTTCGACACTGAGGGTTGGATGCCCAAGCGCTATCAGCCTCAAACCGATATCAACGCCAGTTACAATCAGCAAATACGGGTCGATTTCAATCGCTCCATTTTGAATTTTGGCTTACACTACACCTTTGATGAGAGTGTGGCCAAGCGTCATAAATTCGAATTGGCGGATTTTAATTTCGTAAAACTGACTGAGATCCGGGATTCCAGTAACATCGATGGAAACCGGATCAGAACAGGTTTCCAAGACGCCTTTATTCCGACCATTGGTTACACCTTCCTGTACAACGACCAAAGCCTAACAGCTCCTAGGCGCGATTATCAATTTTTCAGAGGTCATATTGAATTGGCCGGAAACATATTCAATGGTATAGCCCGGGCGTCGTCATGGACACCAAATGAGGATGGGCAGTACGAATTATTCGGAAACCCCTTTGCTCAATACGTAAAAGTGGACCTCGATTTTCGGCATTATCAACCCGTATTGGATTCGCGGCGATTCGAGTTCAGGATCAATGGTGGCATTGCCCTGCCATATGGCAACAGCAGCGTGGTTCCTTTCGAGAAACAGTTCTTTGCGGGTGGTGCCAACGACAACCGCGGATGGGTGGCGTATACACTTGGACCCGGAGGCGATACAACGGGGTTCGATGTGAACACCGGAGATATCAAGATCATGGCGACCTACGAATATCGCTTTTCGATTCTGGGAGATTTAAATGGGGCGCTTTTTGCCGACGTAGGAAACATATGGACCTTGGATCCCATCGAAGACCGGTATAACACCGCATTCCGATTCGATCGATTCTACGAGGAGCTCGCCATTGGTGCGGGAGCGGGATTGCGGTACGATTTTGGGTTTTTCGTTTTTCGATTGGACGCCGGATTCAAGATCGGGCAGCCCTCACGGCCGAATGGCAACTACTGGACCTGGGATCAGCTTCGATTCGGCAGAGCTGTTTGGAACTTCGGAATCGGATACCCCTTCTAA